The following proteins are encoded in a genomic region of Brachyspira pilosicoli:
- a CDS encoding Eco57I restriction-modification methylase domain-containing protein, translating to MHSKDEVYKKVEELVIKFRNNREQYTNKNYNETETRRDFLDPFFEAFGWDVSNRAGKSQTYRDVIHEDKVKVGKETKAPDYAFRIGGNRVFFVEAKKPGVNLKEDSLPAFQLRRYGWSAKLGISFLTDFEELAIYDCTRKPNVNDKASTARIEYIHFEDYLKKFDFLYEILNKEKIEQGSLEKYIAGTSNKKGTESVDIDFLITLDNLRTKLASNISKLNKDLSVRDLNYAVQQIIDRIIFLRAAEDRGIEEYGDLKKTCENKNDNFYSNLLRVFEHADGRYNSGLFDFSKDSISSSIVIDNKVIKEIINELYYPLSPYEFSVISVEIIGNAYEQFLGKTITIGKNHSAKIELKPEVRKAGGVYYTPEYIVDYIVANTVGEAIKGKKPEEIANIKILDPACGSGSFLLGAYKYLLNYHIEYYNKIKDRAKFKGVKEDVIKENGDLTIWIKKQILRNNIFGVDIDSNAVEVTKLSLLMKCLEGESPASIQNNQDLFNERALPSLEDNIKCGNSLIGNDFYESQSMLDFDEETQYKINCFDWEDEFKNIFKGGGFDIVIGNPPYVSIRTVDFNNLFKEYFKNKFTLAVGQYDLYSLFTELSYKLLNENGIYSFILPKRLATNENFKELRKFYIDNFHITGYIDAEKPFLGASVEANIIICSKSNKNSKVKVGMFKKGIYNYFQDIDIKFVDNMPFNLFPFLLKENNINLINKIELSNYSKLGSHCDIIRGFECGFNNEKINKEKSKYKMIRGENISRYVITEGEYYVHPDFKNESKIFKREEIFTKVPKMVTKFVSNNIEFALDEVGYCNTNVVYNVHIIDESNINYLLAVLNSKVVNFWFKNIYVNDDTLFPHIQKNQLESIPIPLLDMSNTQDREMHDKIVTLVDNIITLNKKLSAEKNPNSITMINRQINAIDRQIDSLVYKIYNLDESDIKIVEGDN from the coding sequence ATGCATAGCAAAGATGAAGTTTATAAAAAAGTTGAAGAGCTTGTTATTAAGTTTAGAAATAACAGAGAACAATATACTAATAAAAATTATAATGAAACGGAAACTAGAAGGGATTTTTTGGATCCGTTCTTTGAGGCGTTCGGTTGGGATGTGTCTAACAGGGCGGGGAAATCGCAAACTTATCGTGATGTAATTCATGAGGATAAAGTTAAAGTTGGGAAAGAAACTAAAGCTCCTGATTATGCATTTCGTATTGGGGGGAATAGGGTTTTCTTTGTTGAGGCTAAAAAGCCAGGTGTTAATCTCAAAGAGGACAGTTTACCTGCTTTCCAGCTTAGGAGGTATGGTTGGAGTGCAAAGCTCGGGATTAGTTTCCTCACAGATTTTGAAGAACTTGCTATTTATGATTGCACCAGAAAACCTAATGTTAATGATAAGGCCTCTACTGCAAGAATTGAATATATTCATTTTGAGGATTATTTAAAAAAATTCGATTTTCTTTATGAGATACTTAACAAAGAAAAAATTGAACAGGGCTCCCTTGAAAAATATATTGCTGGTACTTCTAACAAAAAAGGTACTGAAAGCGTTGATATAGATTTTTTAATCACCCTTGACAATCTACGTACTAAACTCGCTTCTAATATATCTAAATTAAACAAAGATTTATCTGTACGTGATTTGAATTATGCAGTGCAGCAGATTATTGACAGAATTATATTTTTGAGGGCCGCTGAGGACAGAGGTATCGAAGAGTATGGCGATTTGAAAAAAACTTGTGAAAACAAAAATGACAATTTTTACAGCAATCTTTTAAGAGTTTTTGAACATGCTGACGGTAGGTATAATTCCGGGCTGTTTGATTTCTCTAAAGACAGTATTAGCAGCAGTATTGTGATTGATAATAAGGTGATAAAAGAGATTATTAATGAGCTTTATTATCCTTTGAGTCCTTATGAGTTTTCTGTGATATCGGTTGAGATAATAGGGAATGCTTATGAGCAGTTTCTCGGCAAAACTATCACTATAGGTAAGAACCATAGTGCAAAGATAGAATTAAAACCAGAGGTGCGTAAGGCAGGAGGGGTTTATTATACACCAGAGTATATAGTAGATTATATAGTAGCGAATACGGTTGGGGAGGCGATAAAGGGTAAGAAGCCAGAGGAGATAGCCAATATAAAGATATTGGACCCTGCTTGCGGTAGCGGCAGTTTTTTACTTGGGGCGTATAAATATTTACTTAATTATCATATAGAATATTACAACAAGATAAAGGACAGGGCGAAGTTTAAGGGGGTGAAAGAAGATGTAATAAAGGAGAATGGGGATTTAACAATTTGGATAAAGAAGCAGATATTACGCAACAACATATTTGGTGTGGACATAGACAGCAATGCGGTAGAGGTAACGAAATTATCGCTACTAATGAAATGTTTGGAGGGGGAGAGCCCAGCGTCAATACAGAACAATCAGGATTTATTTAATGAGCGGGCTTTACCGTCATTGGAGGACAACATCAAGTGCGGGAACAGTTTGATAGGCAATGATTTTTATGAAAGCCAGTCGATGCTTGATTTTGATGAGGAGACGCAATATAAAATAAATTGTTTTGATTGGGAAGACGAATTTAAAAATATTTTTAAAGGCGGCGGCTTTGATATAGTGATAGGCAATCCGCCGTATGTAAGTATCAGAACTGTAGATTTTAATAATTTATTTAAAGAATATTTTAAAAATAAATTTACTCTTGCAGTTGGTCAATATGATTTATATTCTTTATTTACAGAGTTATCATATAAATTATTAAATGAAAATGGTATATACAGTTTTATACTTCCTAAAAGATTAGCCACTAATGAAAACTTTAAAGAGTTAAGAAAATTTTATATAGATAATTTCCATATAACAGGATATATTGATGCTGAAAAACCTTTTTTAGGTGCTTCAGTAGAGGCTAATATAATAATATGTTCTAAATCAAATAAAAATTCAAAGGTAAAAGTAGGAATGTTTAAAAAAGGTATATATAATTATTTTCAGGATATAGACATAAAATTTGTAGATAATATGCCATTTAATTTATTCCCATTTTTATTAAAAGAAAATAATATTAATTTGATTAATAAAATAGAATTATCTAATTATTCAAAATTAGGCTCACATTGTGATATTATTAGAGGTTTTGAGTGCGGTTTTAATAATGAGAAGATTAATAAAGAAAAAAGTAAATATAAAATGATACGAGGTGAAAATATTAGTAGATATGTTATAACAGAGGGCGAATATTATGTGCATCCAGATTTTAAAAATGAATCAAAAATTTTTAAGAGAGAAGAGATATTTACTAAAGTGCCTAAAATGGTAACAAAATTTGTATCTAATAATATAGAATTTGCTTTAGATGAAGTAGGTTATTGTAATACTAATGTAGTTTATAATGTTCATATAATTGATGAAAGTAATATTAATTATTTGTTAGCGGTTTTAAATTCAAAAGTAGTAAATTTTTGGTTTAAAAATATCTATGTTAATGATGATACCTTATTTCCCCATATACAAAAAAATCAATTAGAATCAATACCTATACCATTATTAGATATGTCTAATACACAAGACAGGGAAATGCATGACAAAATCGTTACGCTTGTTGACAACATCATCACTTTAAACAAAAAGTTGTCCGCTGAGAAAAATCCTAATTCTATCACTATGATTAACAGGCAGATTAATGCAATAGATAGGCAAATAGATAGTTTAGTCTATAAAATTTATAATTTAGATGAAAGTGATATTAAGATTGTAGAGGGTGATAACTAA
- a CDS encoding PTS sugar transporter subunit IIB, which produces MLKVLAICANGSGTSLMMVEKIKRVLESFDIKDAQIEHSDLQNNKIDEYNLIFCPFAFLEKVKEAVKDDSKIIGIKNILSEEEFKRQIIDSGNLEELKKL; this is translated from the coding sequence ATGTTAAAAGTGCTTGCAATTTGTGCTAATGGTTCTGGAACTAGTTTAATGATGGTAGAAAAAATTAAAAGAGTTTTAGAAAGTTTTGATATAAAAGATGCTCAAATAGAACATTCTGATTTGCAAAACAATAAGATAGATGAATATAATTTAATATTTTGCCCTTTTGCTTTTTTAGAAAAAGTAAAAGAAGCTGTGAAAGATGATAGTAAAATTATAGGAATCAAAAATATATTGTCTGAAGAAGAGTTTAAAAGACAGATTATAGATTCAGGAAATTTGGAAGAATTAAAAAAATTATAA
- a CDS encoding NAD(P)-binding domain-containing protein, translating to MDNIYDLIIVGGGPGGIAAAVEAAILQMKKVLLIEKGDNHSTTIRKFYKDDKRVDKDYKGEALDLKGNIKFETATKGDVLDLFSECLFGNYIEAMFNTEVESIKKNGEYLEVNTVDNKTYTAKYVVASIGKMGRPNRPDYNIPPSLNNVVNFNIYKCKENEKVLVVGGGNSAVEYAYLLGKDNDVTINYRKAEFTRPNEKNLETIKEDIASGKVKPRLGVDIKSIEDSNGKVLVHYADGADDTYDRVIYALGGVAPIDFLKRCDIELDESGVPIVNDKHESSVKNLFIAGDILYKSGGSIAKALNAGFDIVKYVDELMKK from the coding sequence ATGGATAATATATATGATTTAATTATAGTAGGAGGCGGCCCGGGCGGAATTGCTGCTGCTGTTGAGGCTGCTATACTTCAAATGAAAAAAGTGCTTCTTATAGAAAAAGGTGATAATCACTCTACTACTATTAGAAAGTTTTATAAAGATGATAAAAGAGTAGACAAAGATTATAAAGGTGAAGCTTTAGATTTGAAAGGCAACATTAAATTTGAAACTGCAACTAAAGGAGATGTATTAGATTTATTTAGTGAATGTTTGTTTGGAAACTACATTGAAGCTATGTTTAATACTGAAGTTGAATCTATTAAAAAGAATGGTGAATATTTAGAAGTTAATACTGTTGATAATAAAACTTATACTGCTAAATATGTTGTAGCTTCTATTGGTAAGATGGGAAGACCTAATAGACCTGATTATAATATACCGCCTAGTTTGAACAACGTTGTAAACTTTAATATTTACAAATGCAAAGAAAACGAAAAAGTATTAGTAGTTGGCGGAGGAAACTCTGCTGTTGAGTATGCTTATCTTTTAGGTAAGGATAATGATGTTACAATCAATTACAGAAAGGCTGAATTTACAAGACCTAATGAAAAGAACTTAGAAACTATTAAAGAAGATATAGCGAGCGGTAAAGTAAAGCCAAGATTAGGTGTTGATATTAAATCTATAGAAGACAGTAATGGAAAAGTATTAGTTCATTATGCTGATGGTGCTGATGATACTTATGACAGAGTAATATATGCTTTAGGAGGAGTTGCTCCAATAGATTTCTTAAAGAGGTGTGATATAGAGTTAGATGAAAGCGGAGTGCCTATAGTTAATGATAAACATGAAAGCTCTGTTAAAAACTTATTTATAGCTGGAGATATATTATATAAATCTGGAGGTTCTATTGCTAAGGCTTTGAATGCTGGATTTGATATAGTTAAGTATGTAGATGAATTAATGAAAAAATAA
- the gyrB gene encoding DNA topoisomerase (ATP-hydrolyzing) subunit B produces MATGEKTYSSKNIQVLEGLDPVRKRPGMYIGSTGSQGLHHLVYEVVDNSIDEAMAGFCKNIIVTIKKDNIIEVEDDGRGIPVDMHPKLKISALEVVMTKLHAGGKFDNETYKVSGGLHGVGVSVVNALSTELIAEVSKDGKLYRQVYHRGIPEEPVKEVGKSNKTGTKVTFTPDPEIFETTVYDYKILANRLRELAFLNRGIRITLIDKRESKPVSNEFYYEGGIEMFITHLNENKKTLHDKPIYLHKTEDKTDVEVAMQYVDAYNENIFTYCNNINTTEGGTHLVGFRTALTRVYTDFAKKLELDKKNKITFMGEDTREGLVAVVSVKIPNPQFEGQTKTKLGNTEVRAVTEKLVVEGLNDYFSQNPKVIKAILEKIISAANAREAARRARDLARRKNALESDSLPGKLADCSEQEVDKCEVYLVEGDSAGGTAKGGRDRHFQAILPLRGKVLNVEKARLDKIIDTDSLKPIIAALGCGVGASFDISKIRYGRIIIMADADIDGSHIRTLLLTFFFRYMRPLIDLGHIFIAVPPLYKISFDKKNFVYAYTDEQRDKILEENKDRKYDIQRYKGLGEMNADQLWETTMNPETRLMYQVLTEDAEKADQLFSMLMGDEVKPRREFIEANAKYVKNLDI; encoded by the coding sequence ATGGCTACTGGAGAAAAGACATATAGTTCGAAAAATATTCAGGTGTTAGAAGGATTAGACCCTGTTAGAAAACGCCCAGGTATGTATATAGGTTCTACTGGTTCTCAAGGTTTGCATCATTTGGTATACGAGGTAGTTGACAATAGTATAGATGAAGCTATGGCAGGCTTCTGTAAAAATATAATAGTTACAATAAAAAAAGATAATATAATAGAAGTAGAAGATGATGGAAGAGGAATACCTGTTGATATGCATCCGAAGCTCAAAATATCTGCTTTAGAAGTTGTTATGACTAAACTTCATGCTGGTGGTAAATTTGACAATGAAACTTATAAAGTATCAGGCGGTTTGCATGGTGTTGGTGTATCTGTAGTTAATGCTTTAAGTACAGAGCTTATTGCTGAGGTAAGCAAAGACGGTAAACTCTACAGACAAGTATATCATAGAGGAATACCAGAAGAGCCTGTAAAAGAAGTAGGTAAATCAAATAAAACAGGAACAAAAGTAACATTTACTCCAGACCCTGAAATATTTGAAACAACTGTTTATGATTATAAAATACTTGCTAATAGATTAAGAGAATTAGCTTTCTTAAACAGAGGAATAAGAATAACACTCATAGATAAAAGAGAGTCAAAACCTGTAAGCAATGAGTTTTATTATGAGGGCGGTATAGAAATGTTTATCACCCACCTTAATGAAAACAAAAAAACATTGCATGATAAACCAATATATTTGCATAAAACAGAAGATAAAACAGATGTAGAAGTAGCAATGCAATATGTTGATGCCTATAATGAAAATATATTCACATACTGTAACAACATAAACACTACAGAAGGCGGTACGCATTTAGTAGGATTTAGAACAGCCTTAACAAGAGTTTATACAGATTTTGCTAAAAAGCTTGAATTAGACAAAAAGAATAAAATAACATTTATGGGCGAAGACACAAGAGAAGGTTTAGTTGCTGTAGTATCTGTAAAAATACCTAATCCTCAATTTGAAGGTCAAACAAAAACTAAATTGGGTAATACTGAAGTTCGTGCTGTTACAGAAAAACTTGTAGTTGAAGGTTTAAATGATTATTTCTCACAAAACCCAAAAGTAATAAAAGCAATACTTGAAAAAATAATATCAGCTGCAAATGCAAGAGAAGCTGCAAGAAGGGCAAGAGATTTAGCAAGAAGAAAAAATGCTTTAGAGAGCGATTCTTTGCCTGGCAAATTGGCTGACTGTTCTGAGCAAGAGGTTGATAAATGTGAAGTATATCTTGTAGAGGGAGACTCTGCAGGCGGTACTGCTAAAGGCGGAAGAGATAGACATTTCCAAGCTATATTACCGTTAAGAGGTAAGGTATTGAATGTTGAAAAAGCAAGACTCGATAAAATAATAGATACCGACAGCTTAAAACCAATAATAGCAGCATTAGGATGCGGAGTTGGTGCTTCTTTTGATATATCTAAAATAAGATATGGAAGAATCATTATAATGGCTGATGCTGATATTGACGGCTCACACATAAGAACTTTACTTTTAACTTTCTTCTTTAGATATATGCGTCCTTTAATAGATTTGGGACATATATTTATAGCTGTTCCTCCTCTATACAAAATTAGTTTTGATAAGAAAAATTTTGTTTATGCATATACTGATGAACAGAGAGATAAAATCTTAGAAGAAAATAAAGATAGAAAATACGACATACAAAGATATAAAGGTTTGGGTGAAATGAATGCTGACCAATTATGGGAAACTACTATGAACCCAGAAACAAGACTTATGTATCAGGTATTAACAGAAGATGCTGAAAAGGCAGACCAATTATTCTCTATGCTTATGGGTGATGAAGTTAAGCCGAGAAGAGAGTTTATTGAGGCCAATGCTAAATATGTTAAAAATCTAGATATATAA
- a CDS encoding alcohol dehydrogenase — translation MKALVYIGDKKIELKEIENPKIIDSKDAIVKVQLSSICTSDFHIINGQVPRANKNIVLGHEFVGEVVEVGSDVRKLKKGDRVSANCITFCGECFYCKNGFINNCEKGGWEIGCRINGCQAEYVRVPFADMSLNIIPQNVTYKNALFVGDILASGYFGAELCDIKNNDTVAVIGAGPVGLCAMMSARAFGAKKIIAIDINEDRLNIAKTNNLADFFINPNKVSNIEEYIKDINAGKLSDGTIEAAGGENTFDLAWRIARPNSVVALVAMYEKPQILPLNIMYGKNLIFKTGGVDAVHSDEILQLISQGKLNTDFLITHTIKLDNILRGYEIFDKKEDNCIKIAVEPIH, via the coding sequence ATGAAAGCTTTAGTTTATATTGGAGATAAAAAAATAGAATTAAAGGAAATAGAAAATCCAAAGATTATAGACAGTAAAGACGCTATAGTAAAAGTACAATTATCAAGTATATGCACAAGCGACTTTCATATAATAAATGGTCAAGTACCGAGAGCAAATAAAAATATAGTGCTTGGGCATGAATTTGTGGGCGAAGTAGTAGAAGTTGGAAGCGATGTAAGAAAGTTAAAGAAAGGAGACAGAGTATCTGCCAACTGCATAACTTTTTGCGGAGAATGTTTTTATTGCAAAAATGGCTTTATAAACAACTGCGAAAAAGGAGGCTGGGAGATAGGCTGCCGCATTAATGGCTGTCAGGCTGAATATGTGAGAGTGCCTTTTGCTGATATGTCATTAAATATAATTCCTCAAAATGTTACATACAAAAATGCATTATTTGTAGGAGATATTTTGGCAAGCGGATATTTTGGTGCTGAGCTTTGCGATATAAAAAATAATGATACTGTTGCTGTAATAGGTGCTGGACCAGTGGGGCTTTGTGCTATGATGAGTGCGAGGGCTTTTGGAGCAAAAAAAATTATAGCAATAGATATAAATGAAGATAGATTAAACATCGCAAAAACAAACAATTTAGCAGACTTTTTTATTAATCCTAATAAAGTTAGCAATATAGAAGAATATATAAAAGATATAAATGCTGGAAAACTTTCTGACGGCACAATAGAGGCAGCAGGAGGAGAAAATACATTCGACTTAGCTTGGAGAATTGCAAGGCCTAATTCTGTTGTAGCATTAGTTGCAATGTATGAAAAGCCTCAGATACTTCCGTTAAATATAATGTATGGAAAAAACTTGATATTCAAAACAGGCGGTGTTGATGCTGTTCATAGTGATGAAATCTTACAGCTAATATCTCAAGGCAAGTTAAATACTGATTTTCTCATCACTCATACTATAAAACTAGATAATATATTAAGAGGCTATGAGATATTTGATAAAAAAGAGGATAATTGCATAAAAATTGCCGTTGAACCCATACACTAA
- the uvrC gene encoding excinuclease ABC subunit UvrC produces MNNQVKEYISEKLKRLPTKSGVYFMKDKDANIIYIGKAKSLKKRVSSYFIGNNKDAKTTALVEHIRDIDYIVTKNEVEALILEAEMIRKHKPHYNILLKDQKSFPFIAITNEHFPRVIKARNVIDKENAKKYKKYYGPYVAAERAEKIVKFIIDNFKLRRCKYDFPLKRKIRPCLYYHIGKCTAPCADLIDEKEYDKDIDNAIMLLEGNVDELVAKMKQDMFVFAEKLEFERAKDLRDKIDLLKSITVEQSIYVPESDDIDIIGAYGQNGDYTIVVLSVKGGKLVDRKTFAMQDKNIDEDSNKSRYSEVISAFITQYYTHNNLIPASIATDFVIKDFDVVKDYLKEISGRDVEIKLDNTKKGLISIANENARHLFKERALIREVPIGITRLQEIFKLKKAPSIIESFDIAHIQGSYTMAGMVRFVNGVSDNKNYRIFNMKTVTGIDDFASIKEAVYRRYKRLKEENSTFPDLILIDGGRGQLNSAIEALKELDIKNQPIMALAKKFEEIYLPNRETPVQLNDNEPARLFLQKVRDETHRWVNTSHGKKRSREMVKSELEKIEGLGKKGIEKLYSHFINIDNIKNASLDNIANIPGISYKVANNIYNYFHK; encoded by the coding sequence ATGAATAATCAAGTTAAAGAATATATTTCAGAAAAATTAAAACGCCTGCCTACAAAATCTGGCGTATACTTTATGAAAGATAAAGACGCTAATATTATATATATAGGCAAAGCGAAATCATTAAAAAAAAGAGTATCTTCCTATTTTATAGGGAACAATAAAGATGCAAAAACAACTGCATTAGTAGAACATATTAGAGATATTGATTATATAGTTACAAAAAATGAAGTAGAGGCATTAATTCTTGAAGCAGAGATGATAAGAAAGCATAAGCCTCATTATAATATACTTCTTAAAGACCAAAAATCTTTCCCTTTTATAGCAATTACAAACGAACATTTTCCAAGAGTGATAAAAGCAAGAAATGTAATAGACAAAGAAAATGCTAAAAAATATAAAAAATATTATGGACCTTATGTTGCTGCTGAGAGGGCAGAAAAAATAGTAAAGTTTATAATAGATAATTTTAAGCTTAGAAGGTGCAAATATGATTTTCCTCTAAAACGTAAAATAAGACCTTGCCTTTATTATCATATAGGTAAATGCACCGCTCCTTGTGCTGATTTGATTGACGAGAAAGAATATGATAAAGATATTGATAATGCTATTATGCTTCTTGAGGGGAATGTTGATGAGCTTGTTGCTAAAATGAAGCAGGATATGTTTGTATTTGCAGAGAAGTTAGAGTTTGAGAGGGCAAAAGATTTAAGAGATAAAATTGACTTACTTAAATCTATCACAGTTGAACAGAGCATATATGTACCAGAGAGTGATGATATAGATATTATAGGAGCTTATGGACAAAATGGAGATTACACTATTGTTGTACTTTCTGTAAAAGGCGGTAAGCTTGTAGATAGAAAAACTTTTGCTATGCAAGACAAAAATATTGATGAGGATTCTAATAAATCAAGATATAGTGAAGTGATTTCTGCATTTATTACTCAATATTATACTCATAATAATTTAATACCCGCTTCAATAGCTACAGATTTTGTAATTAAAGATTTTGATGTTGTAAAGGATTATTTAAAAGAGATATCTGGAAGAGATGTTGAAATAAAACTTGATAACACAAAGAAAGGATTAATATCCATAGCCAACGAAAATGCAAGACATTTATTTAAAGAGAGAGCATTGATTAGAGAAGTGCCTATTGGTATTACAAGGCTTCAAGAAATATTTAAACTTAAAAAAGCTCCTTCTATAATAGAATCTTTCGATATAGCACATATTCAAGGAAGCTATACTATGGCTGGAATGGTGAGATTTGTTAATGGTGTTTCTGACAATAAAAACTATAGAATATTTAATATGAAAACTGTTACAGGCATAGATGACTTTGCTTCTATAAAAGAGGCAGTATATAGAAGATACAAAAGGCTTAAAGAAGAGAACTCTACATTTCCAGATTTAATACTTATAGATGGAGGAAGAGGTCAGCTTAATTCTGCAATAGAAGCTTTAAAAGAATTAGACATAAAAAATCAGCCTATAATGGCACTTGCTAAAAAGTTTGAAGAGATATATTTACCAAATAGAGAAACCCCTGTTCAATTAAATGATAATGAGCCTGCAAGGTTGTTTTTACAAAAGGTGAGAGATGAAACGCATAGATGGGTTAATACTAGTCATGGAAAAAAGAGAAGCAGAGAGATGGTAAAAAGCGAACTTGAAAAAATAGAAGGTTTGGGTAAAAAGGGCATAGAAAAACTTTATTCCCATTTTATCAATATAGACAATATAAAAAATGCTTCATTAGATAATATAGCCAATATACCGGGAATAAGTTATAAGGTGGCAAATAATATTTATAACTATTTCCACAAATAA